In the Acropora muricata isolate sample 2 chromosome 1, ASM3666990v1, whole genome shotgun sequence genome, one interval contains:
- the LOC136923122 gene encoding uncharacterized protein — protein sequence MSFPAKPDFFYLNELECRMLAPRLAFEKLLQAPRGNQFKIKGNVGNVPAEVNNTVNMLPRLPQESGTIKVQLKRRLEYKSSALCLNVRPNKIFQAANWLATNSTLYRQQGISFSTDRATSYNTNLSQNESKTGDVSQPNEQISGSEDINQLDDWTEDDAEIPVGVTDTMLTATDFLEDNEQAQIYNIAPGEGSVPLNIFRDKYSEELAYPGIFVGQKRPENHHRLVDVLYSDICKSELRQSDRRPAMCIENIFFKTKKLQMKIFLGKSQIALRKCKGNNRNLTAGHLKQKGALERLVHLDEGYKFLRALRGSPPYFERAKKDIFAMIRQLGPATLFCSFSSAETKWIHLLRILGKLVDVKEYSDSELENLNWEEKSRLIQSHRPSNLCTAF from the coding sequence ATGTCCTTTCCAGCAAAGCCagactttttttatttgaatgaGTTAGAGTGCAGAATGTTGGCACCTAGGTTGGCTTTTGAAAAGCTTCTGCAAGCTCCCAGAGgaaatcagttcaaaataaaaggaaatgtgggAAATGTCCCAGCAGAAGTAAACAATACTGTCAACATGTTACCACGGTTGCCACAAGAAAGTGGAACAATCAAAGTTCAATTAAAAAGACGATTAGAATATAAGAGTTCTGCCTTGTGTTTGAATGTTAGAcctaataaaatttttcaggcaGCAAACTGGCTAGCTACCAACAGTACCCTTTATAGACAACAAGGAATTTCCTTTAGTACAGACAGGGCAACAAGCTATAATACAAACTTAtcacaaaatgaaagtaaaactggTGATGTTTCACAACCTAATGAGCAAATAAGTGGTAGTGAAGACATAAATCAACTTGATGATTGGACTGAAGATGATGCAGAAATACCTGTGGGAGTAACTGATACTATGTTAACTGCTACCGACTTTCTTGAGGACAATGAGCAAGCCCAGATTTACAACATAGCACCTGGGGAAGGAAGTGTACCTTTGAATATATTTAGAGATAAATATTCTGAAGAGTTAGCTTATCCAGGGATATTTGTCGGTCAAAAAAGGCCAGAGAATCATCATAGACTAGTTGATGTTCTTTACAGTGATATTTGCAAATCAGAATTAAGACAATCAGATCGAAGACCAGCCATGTGTattgagaatatttttttcaaaactaaaaaattgcaaatgaagatttttttggggaaatcacaaatagctttgagaaaatgtaagggaaacaacaggaatttgACAGCTGGTCACTTAAAGCAAAAAGGTGCATTAGAAAGACTAGTTCATCTAGATGAAGGCTACAAGTTCTTAAGAGCTCTACGTGGTTCACCTCCTTATTTTGAGCGGgccaaaaaagatatttttgcaatgattagacAACTTGGACCTGCtactttattttgtagtttttcatcaGCTGAAACAAAGTGGATACACCTCCTTAGAATACTTGGCAAGCTTGTTGATGTTAAAGAATATTCAGATTCTGAATTAGAGAATTTGAACTGGGAGGAAAAGTCTAGGCTTATCCAGAGTCACAgacccagtaacttgtgcacggCATTTTGA
- the LOC136923141 gene encoding uncharacterized protein, giving the protein MAPTEGGLETGGTACLYYKSGRGRFLQFLLVNIEMPHNCCVPFCNATSKKNKSLRFHRFPKKKGLKDRWIAKIRRDEGDYFAVTENTRVCSKHFCEEDYTVSEDGKGKKIVLKKGAVPTIFKWSSEKRSRSTFASKGKRKGEALEAPRKKRRRKSCPHCERKQMAIDRLQNDLEEKNAQLKELSERFEDFKKEKGKQEAVRALKEDKHVCFSAENFNNKDQLIRFYTGIVNWAVFLQLFNFIVSRCKDMKYWRSDVNADENHQHEPDQLRQGRPRSLSMLDEYFLTLVRLRHAFPEEHLAYLFKVSRSTVSRIFLSWINLLYFELGSIPIWQSKDLIEETMPIAFKERYPATRCILDCTEIKICKPSSLRAQSQCFSSYKNTTTAKGLLGIAPSGAPVFISDLYTGSISDKDITKQTGILELLKKGDDCMADKGFNIKDLLEPIGVTLNIPPFLSDKAQFNEEEVENTQSVASVRIHVERAISRIKMYKIITNVVPLSLAGVLNQIWTVCCMLLLFQSPIIDQEKYEED; this is encoded by the coding sequence ATGGCGCCGACCGAGGGAGGACTGGAAACTGGGGGTACAGCTTGTTTATATTACAAGAGCGGAAGAGGTCGATTTCTGCAATTTTTGTTGGTTAATATTGAAATGCCACATAACTGTTGTGTCCCCTTTTGTAATGCTACATCAAAGAAGAATAAGAGCCTTCGATTTCACCGTTTTCCCAAGAAAAAAGGGCTAAAAGACCGGTGGATTGCTAAAATTCGCCGGGACGAGGGAGATTATTTTGctgttacagaaaacacacGTGTCTGCTCAAAGCACTTCTGTGAGGAAGATTACACAGTTAGCGAAGAtggaaaaggcaagaaaatcgTTCTGAAGAAAGGTGCTGTTCCAACTATTTTTAAATGGTCTAGTGAAAAACGATCTCGGAGTACTTTTGCAAGCAAAGGAAAGCGTAAAGGTGAAGCTTTGGAGGCGCCACGGAAGAAACGGCGACGAAAGAGCTGCCCACATtgcgaaagaaaacaaatggctATCGACCGACTGCAGAATGatctggaagaaaaaaatgcacagTTGAAAGAACTAAGTGAAAGGTTCGAGGATTTCAAAAAGGAAAAGGGAAAGCAAGAGGCTGTCCGAGCCTTGAAGGAGGATAAACACGTGTGTTTTTCTGCTGAAAACTTCAATAACAAGGACCAGTTAATTCGATTTTACACAGGTATTGTAAACTGGGCAGtgtttttacagttgtttaactTTATTGTCAGTAGATGCAAGGATATGAAATACTGGAGATCAGACGTTAATGCAGATGAAAATCACCAGCATGAGCCTGATCAGCTACGTCAAGGAAGACCTCGAAGTTTGTCGATGCTTGATGAGTATTTTCTAACTCTTGTCAGATTAAGACATGCGTTCCCAGAGGAGCATCTAGCTTACCTTTTCAAAGTATCAAGGTCGACAGTTTCAAGAATATTCCTTTCTTGGATTAACTTGTTGTACTTTGAACTGGGATCCATACCCATCTGGCAGAGCAAGGACTTGATTGAGGAAACTATGCCGATTGCTTTTAAGGAAAGGTACCCAGCCACTAGGTGTATTTTGGACTGTACAGAAATCAAGATTTGTAAACCATCATCCTTACGAGCTCAAAGTCAGTGTTTTTCCTCTTACAAAAACACTACAACTGCAAAGGGATTGCTAGGAATTGCACCCTCTGGTGCTCCTGTATTTATTTCTGATCTTTACACTGGTAGTATTTCAGATAAAGACATCACAAAACAAACTGGAATTCTAGAGTTGTTGAAAAAGGGCGATGACTGCATGGCAGATAAAGGATTTAACATTAAAGATCTACTGGAACCAATTGGAGTGACTTTGAATATACCTCCCTTTCTTTCAGATAAAGCCCAGTTTAATGAGGAAGAAGTTGAAAATACACAGTCAGTAGCTAGTGTTCGTATACATGTGGAAAGGGCTATAAGTAGaatcaaaatgtacaaaatCATTACCAATGTTGTGCCCTTGTCTCTGGCAGGAGTGTTAAATCAGATTTGGACAGTCTGTTGCATGCTGTTATTATTCCAGTCCCCAATTATTGACCAGGAAAAATATGAAGAAGACTGA
- the LOC136923152 gene encoding tropomyosin beta chain-like, translating into MSQRVTKCTVCGQAGHTRIHCLVLCGSCSGNSRNCGCEQPPAKKKQKTKKGRKAAEKEQLQVAAATGSPEAQPNYKSICRQLQQKNQQLGKVHHDLKAQFDELEDSCQEKEEQLAQAQQDAHEMADMVRENELRIATYTEQLKEKDDRIKALEQELRSLKDSSEASSANHEAAAKVDRNDLAEIHRRYEAVLSTLNDAYRLAGTVRSTIRDFIGIAELKIVNEVTYQSTLERLGDPKLSVKGIEQKCRRQLGGLLPLVKRRRTAKKLLPLALDDAFYS; encoded by the coding sequence ATGTCTCAACGTGTAACCAAGTGTACTGTCTGCGGACAAGCTGGCCATACAAGAATCCACTGTTTAGTATTGTGTGGTTCCTGCAGTGGCAATAGCCGTAATTGCGGTTGTGAGCAACcaccagcaaagaaaaaacagaagacCAAGAAGGGAAGGAAGGCAGCGGAAAAGGAGCAGCTTCAGGTAGCAGCAGCCACAGGGTCTCCAGAAGCTCAACCCAACTACAAATCTATTTGCCGGCAGCTGCAACAAAAGAACCAGCAACTTGGCAAAGTCCACCACGATCTGAAGGCCCAGTTTGACGAGCTGGAAGATAGTTGCCAAGAGAAAGAAGAGCAGCTAGCTCAGGCTCAACAGGATGCCCACGAAATGGCAGACATGGTCCGAGAAAATGAGCTGCGCATCGCAACCTATACAGAgcagttaaaagaaaaagatgaccgGATTAAGGCCCTGGAGCAGGAGCTACGATCCCTAAAGGACTCTTCAGAAGCATCATCAGCTAACCATGAAGCTGCTGCGAAGGTCGACCGCAATGACCTTGCTGAAATCCATCGACGGTATGAGGCGGTGCTGTCTACCCTGAACGACGCTTACAGACTCGCAGGCACAGTGCGCAGCACGATAAGAGACTTCATCGGGATAGCAGAGCTGAaaattgtcaatgaagtgaCATACCAAAGCACCTTGGAGAGGCTGGGGGACCCAAAACTGTCAGTTAAAGGGATTGAGCAAAAGTGCCGAAGGCAACTGGGTGGCCTGTTGCCATTGGTGAAACGCCGTCGAACCGCCAAGAAGCTGTTGCCGCTGGCATTAGATGATGCCTTCTATTCCTAG